One window from the genome of Montipora foliosa isolate CH-2021 chromosome 5, ASM3666993v2, whole genome shotgun sequence encodes:
- the LOC138003903 gene encoding thioredoxin domain-containing protein 5-like, translating to MAAKEILIFFLSTVISPSLSDNVLSLTDVDFEDRVFGSSSHFVMFYGPWCEHCQNFMPTWSLLAEHYSKIPQSEHVAIAKVDCTKETPLCAKQNIRAYPTRVLKLYFNHGEIKRYNGKRRMNDLKAFVNKFLATSEEKEKDITETNEPDNGLYTLTADNFDRHVEMGLHFIKFYAPWCSHCRKLAPTWKELAEFHKDNMDITIAKIDCTTEGKTCAEHKIQGFPSLKLFKDGREVDIYEGPRSLDDLKNYLTLKISEHSLLSSATTDNSESAEEVPSDDDPDMETQIKPFQLTDSTFDAMISVGKTFVKFYAPWCRHCQELAPIWDQLANKCADSSSGPRIAKVDCTEEEELCQSFGISAYPTLILFSRGVQKQEYKGPRDLNSLYNFAVQHHDEL from the exons ATGGCTGCAAAGGAAATCCTTATTTTCTTTCTCTCCACCGTTATTTCTCCAAGCCTAAGCGACAACGTGCTTTCACTTACAGATGTAGACTTCGAAGACAGAGTGTTTGGTTCTTCCTCGCATTTTGTTATGTTTTACGGACCTTG GTGCGAGCACTGCCAGAATTTCATGCCAACCTGGAGTCTCTTAGCTGAGCACTACAGCAAAATTCCTCAAAGTGAACATGTAGCAATAGCCAAG GTTGATTGCACGAAAGAGACACCACTCTGTGCAAAACAAAACATCCGTGCATACCCAACTAGAGT gttaaaattgtattttaatCATGGTGAAATCAAGAGATACAATGGAAAAAGAAGAATGAATGACCTCAAAGCTTTTGTCAACAAATTTCTGGCAACATCTGAA gaaaaagaaaaggacaTAACAGAGACAAATGAACCAGATAATGGCCTTTACACGCTGACAGCAGATAACTTTGACCGACATGTGGAAATGGGACTTCATTTTATAAAGTTCTATGCCCCTTG GTGTAGCCATTGCCGCAAACTGGCACCCACGTGGAAAGAATTGGCTGAGTTTCATAAGGACAATATGGATATCACAATTGCCAAG ATTGATTGCACAACAGAAGGTAAAACGTGTGCAGAACATAAAATCCAAGGTTTTCCTTCACTTAAATTGTTTAAAGATGGACGCGAG GTGGATATTTACGAGGGGCCTCGTTCTCTAGATGacttgaagaattatttgacttTGAAGATCTCTGAGCATAGTCTTCTAAGCAGTGCAACAACTGACAATAGCGAGTCAGCTGAGGAGGTACCTTCTGATGATGACCCAGACATGGAAACAcaa ATCAAGCCATTCCAACTAACTGACAGTACTTTTGATGCAATGATCAGTGTCGGGAAAACATTTGTTAAGTTCTATGCGCCTTG GTGTCGGCACTGTCAGGAACTTGCTCCTATCTGGGATCAGCTCGCCAACAAGTGTGCAGACAGTTCTTCTGGTCCGAGAATTGCCAAG GTTGACTGCACAGAAGAGGAAGAACTTTGTCAAAGTTTTGGC